From Verrucomicrobiota bacterium, the proteins below share one genomic window:
- a CDS encoding energy transducer TonB: MSLAVSENVPWSRRRWFLTIALLTLLQFALIIALTESPTPQKRLAKGGSGVRILSNHAYEKSTQALGSRDPTLFALVHPQGFSGAAWLRLAEFPYRMTSPMQPPQALAAVPERLGQQFVQFARTNLSAVPLTLSKLEPVLSRILVHDPPPVLSARLTLAASRSGRLLLTASNLPPADPSLLLTNCVVSVMVAPNGDTLSATLLASSGSPATDAAALVCARTARFAPLPKPASTNAPGLLEVAFERLVFQWWPETPQVQTPASEN; the protein is encoded by the coding sequence ATGAGCCTCGCTGTGTCCGAAAACGTCCCCTGGTCGCGCCGCCGCTGGTTTCTCACTATCGCACTGCTCACGCTCCTGCAGTTTGCGTTGATCATCGCGCTCACCGAATCGCCAACGCCGCAAAAGCGCCTGGCGAAGGGCGGGTCAGGAGTCCGGATCCTCTCCAATCACGCCTACGAGAAATCCACCCAAGCGCTCGGTTCGCGAGATCCGACGCTCTTCGCGCTGGTCCATCCACAGGGTTTTTCCGGAGCGGCGTGGTTGCGGCTCGCGGAGTTTCCTTATCGAATGACCAGCCCGATGCAGCCGCCGCAAGCGCTGGCCGCCGTTCCCGAACGCCTGGGCCAGCAGTTCGTCCAATTCGCTCGCACGAACCTCAGCGCCGTCCCGCTTACGCTGTCCAAGCTGGAGCCGGTGCTTTCTCGGATCCTCGTCCACGACCCGCCGCCGGTGCTTAGCGCGCGGCTCACGCTCGCAGCCAGCCGATCAGGCCGGCTCCTGCTCACGGCGAGCAATTTGCCTCCAGCCGATCCCTCACTCCTTCTGACCAACTGCGTGGTTTCGGTGATGGTCGCTCCGAATGGCGACACGCTGTCGGCCACGCTGCTCGCGAGCAGCGGTTCGCCCGCCACGGACGCGGCAGCTCTGGTCTGCGCGCGCACGGCCAGATTTGCGCCGCTGCCGAAACCGGCTTCCACGAATGCACCGGGACTCCTCGAGGTTGCATTCGAGCGGCTGGTTTTTCAATGGTGGCCCGAAACACCGCAAGTCCAGACACCCGCTTCGGAGAATTGA
- a CDS encoding MotA/TolQ/ExbB proton channel family protein, protein MFLLPQWVQLGGPISWLLLLVSAGAVAVFIERLLHYHRAQINSAEFLNGVRTVLKRENVVEALSICEATPGPVPRLVKTAILNHEKGREGVREALEEAGLLEVPRLAEKLNVLATIAQIAPLMGLFGTVLGFMRIFSRIESAGINIEKQQLVAGVWEALICTALGLAVAIPCYAGYNYLVNRVNSIVLDMEKASTEILNIVTNKPLPKPQ, encoded by the coding sequence ATGTTTCTCCTCCCGCAATGGGTGCAGCTCGGCGGTCCGATCTCCTGGCTCTTGCTGTTGGTGAGCGCCGGTGCGGTGGCCGTTTTTATCGAACGATTGCTGCACTATCATCGAGCGCAGATCAATTCAGCCGAGTTTCTGAACGGCGTGCGCACGGTGCTCAAACGCGAAAATGTCGTCGAAGCCCTCTCGATTTGCGAGGCCACGCCCGGCCCTGTGCCGCGGCTCGTCAAAACCGCGATCCTGAATCATGAAAAAGGACGCGAAGGCGTTCGCGAGGCGCTCGAAGAAGCCGGGCTGCTCGAAGTCCCGCGCCTGGCGGAAAAACTCAACGTGCTGGCGACCATTGCGCAAATCGCGCCCTTGATGGGCCTGTTCGGGACCGTGCTCGGATTCATGCGCATCTTCTCCCGGATCGAAAGCGCCGGCATCAACATCGAGAAACAGCAGCTCGTGGCCGGGGTCTGGGAAGCGTTGATCTGCACGGCCCTGGGCCTCGCCGTGGCCATTCCCTGTTACGCCGGCTACAATTATCTGGTCAACCGCGTCAACAGCATCGTGCTGGACATGGAAAAGGCCTCCACGGAGATTCTGAATATCGTCACGAATAAACCGCTGCCCAAACCCCAATGA